The sequence aaaataaaaattattctCAAAGCAAGCACGGATTGGCGTGGACGGACGTGTAACGTAGACAAAGTCCATGAGGTGAGCTAACTGCATGAAGCAGTGACGTTCGGAGTCAGACGTCCAAGTATAACAAATGAGAGGTTTTCCTCGTGATAGGATCACGGGACTCCACGGATGAATACCGCAGTGCGTAGTATTCCGTCCTGCACACGTGTAAACACGCCATGTTGCAGTAAAACGTAGAAACCGTGTTGACGGAACTGACATTTGACCGCGTATGACCCCGTTTGACCACTGAGCGACCCTCAGCAACAGGAAATACATACAGGAAATGACGTCACGGGCTATCGTAAAATTCCAATTAGCCATTTGTTGCTGGCTAACCAACGCTGATTTACACGAAAACTTGTCTCAAGCGGGCGAAAACAAACTTTAATAGTTTGTAAAAACTACAGCGTGTCACCGGGAAATGGCGCACACGGTAAGCGTTTAGCTAGGCTgttaaacaaacaggaagttactGATAGTACTGGTAGCTATCTCGTTAGCCGACATGTTTCTCGATGCTAAGCTTTTCCGTGATCCCCTACGTTTATTATTCACGTTGAAATCGTTTTTGTGTCGATTTTTTTGTGATTGCTGAAGTCTTTCTCGACGCCTCGGGTTTGGCCATCTTCGATATTTAACATATTTGTTGGAAGATAAGTCTCCAGGCCTGTGAACTTCACTTCGCCACCGGtttgactttgttgttgttgcgctTCATCTGAGCAAAGGTGGatgagaaaaatataaagttataTAAAGTTTTTCTTGTCCTGTAAAAATTGGTAATGGAAAGAGAGGATGGGAAATGAATGCAaactttattatattataagtttaaatgagaaataaatacatattctgGATTTCTTGCATCTGTTTCTGTAAAGCCGTAGCAGAGGATGACGCTGCTCTTGTGGGCAGAAAGTGACTGATGGCGTTATTTCCTACGTTATTCGACTTTAAGTTTGCTTGTTATTTTAGAATGAatcaagagcaaaaaaaaagaatcaactgaACTTTCTTAAGGTTGGTTGAATACTTTTCACCTCTTCCatgaggcttcttcagttctttaGTGCACTGTTCAGCTACGTTCTGTGTCCCTCCAGGATAATATTGTTGTTTAGAAAGGAGTCATTTTGGATTGAAACTGTAATGTCATGGAATTTACTGATAAATGGAAGGAGAGATATTGGTCTATAGGTGATTGGTGCTTTGTCGTCTATTTCACTTGCACTTGAACAAGGATGTGCTTTGAAAATGTAAGTCACTGAAATATGCCTAAAGACAAGGAAGCGCAGGGACAACATGGAGCTCCTATATTTAGTTGTTTTGCGGAAGTCACAGGGCCGTAAGAATAATGGCCGCCACTTCCCTGctgattaaaacacaatgaagtgtttgttttttgtttgtttgtcacctGTGACTGAACAAACATCATTGTGTTTCTTTGCAGATGCCTGGTCAACCTAATAGGTTGAAGTCCAGAAAGAGGAAGACTAGCTCTGGAGTCAAAAGCACCAGAAAGGTTTGtgtgtaatataaatatactcAACTTGTATAAAGGATATAACAGTCTGTATAATAAATCCTAAAGACAGCAACTACGCTCTGCTGTTTTTGAGGAAGTATTTTAATTTGTAACTGACTATATTGAAATGACAGCTGATAATTGTGCTTTGACATCGAATTAAATGTACATCTTTGGTCTTTAACTGTATTCAAATATATTGGTTTAAGAACAGACTATTGATTGTGGTTTACTTCAGTACTGCAATAAACTTTATCTTTAATTTAGCATCACCGGGCTTCTACCAGAAGAAGTATGAAGAGTCCAGGGATGCGCTTGGCAGGAGAGAGCGGACCGGCAGTCAGTGGTTCCAGTAAAGCAGGCGGTCTGGTGAGACATCCTGTCACCCGCAAACGCGGCCAGTCTGCAAGCAGGAAGAAGTGCTCAGCATCATCGGCGCTTGTTGAACGGGAGGGCAAAGAAAATGAGCTGAGAATGGAGCTGGATTTGGACAGCTGCAAGGTCAATGTCACATTGGAAGAACAGGATCCTGGGAAGATCGAGTTTGAAGACATGGGCAAAAACATGTTCCCAGATGACGACAGTAATCAGATTCTTCCAGTGGAGCAATTCTTTGGAAACTTGGAGGTTGCACAGGTGAAGCATTTTGGTTGATCTGCATTAAGAGAACTGTAcgtaattacctccaccaaggaggtcatgttttgtCGCCgtttatctatctgtctgtcggTTTGTCCGTTGGccagataactcaaaatgttgcTGATATTTATGGGATTTaaaacagtcatgtagggtggggatctctaactcacctctgaatttcatctggatcagttCTGGATTGTGGATGTTATcgtgattttttgaaaaatggGGTTACACTTCGGTTTCAGcttactgtgcatttaatattagagagtTTTCTAACAAgtgtcgtcttatagctgagtcaattctgAATCGGAGCAAATCAACGGACTTGTCACCTCCACcaaagaggttatgtttttgactgtttgtctgtttcgtagcaggattatggaaaaaatCTGAATATGGCTCTTGGTCTAATTTgacataaaataacatttttagaGCGATCCAGACACCCGTGTGGAAACAAAAAACGTCCAGATTTTCCCACTTATAATGGCTTTTTCATCCTGCAGGATTTCCCACAGAGACCGTCGACAACTTCAGGCTGCTTCCAAAGGGAGCGAAGACAACGGCGACATTTCTATGCACGGGAGGACAGCAACAAAGAGGACCATGGAAGTACACAGGgtgactgactgactgttgTGGACTCAAACGCTCTGCCTCTCAGCACTTTAGAAAAATCAGCCACATTAAACTAACTATTCAGAAGCTGCACTCAATCAGACCTAAAACCGTAGTTACTTCCGCCGAGATGGAgcttatgtaatcgccggcgttggtCTGTGACTCAAATCTGGATGCTATTGGTGCTATTCTAGTTGTTAATATAACACGTGTGACGGTGCTCAGGAGTCACAGGTGTTAAAACCGACACCTGAGATGTAAGACTTCTGAACCTTTGGTTAGCCGACCACCATTAAGGCTGGATTTGATCTGCCTTAAACTTGCCTGTAGTACCCTGCCATGCCTCTGACACTTTGAAAGTAAGTTCTTTGTGgctctttttaaaatgtaaggATTCAGACTTGACCGTCCGAACACATCAAATTTATCTTGATAATCATTGCTATAGCCTCCTGTGATTAAGATATAACGTGTAGTAGTGTTTTTGCTTTAATTTATAATCTGCAGTTCCATAGTAAGAGCTCTTAACGTAGCTTCATTGATAAAGATGAGCCATTGTTCAACCAATGTCTTTTTCTCAACACAGTTTTTTGTGCTCCGTTTTTTGGCAGCTGAATGATGCACATACATCTGTGCCTGCTTTTATCGACTCCCCAGACCTTTCAGAAAGGACATGAGGATTAACATTATTGAAGAAGATAATTAAAGCTGACTGAAACATGTCCAACTTTGAGTTAAACATTAATTGCCTTTGTGCTGTTCACGTCTTCTGATTTGTTGTACATGGATGATTCTTCTGACCGTTCAGTCAAATGTTCGATATTTTTATTGCCTCATTTATACCAAAACCTTCTTATACTCCTATATACAGTTTTCTGGTGGAGCGAACGCCTCGTACATTGAGCTGTCGTTATAATCATTTTATGCATTTCACATATTTGTGTCAACATAACgaacaaataaatgtcattccCATGATTTCAGTGTTATTGTGTCCGATAAACCACTGGCAGTCTACTAAAGCTCTGCCGGCTGCATTAGTCCAGGTTAATAATCATTACTGTATAACATGCCATGCAGTCGTGCTACTGCTTTAAGTTCTGATCTGCGAGAACCTGAATCTTTTTAGTGATGTGAACCAGCTTCAGGTTCTGTCTGGTGAACAGCAGGCGGTAGAAGTAGGTCGGGTTGCTGTCGCTGCTCTTGTGATTCTGTAGAGCTTCCATCAGAGGAGGAATGTCCGTCTGCTGACATAACGTGAAGAGATAATTTGACATGAACTGATACCTCTACAGATTAGCTTTTACTGAAAGCCGCCTTGACACTTAAATATGGATTAAATGAGGTCCCTGTAATGAAATGACTGGGGACACCAGGATTAAATCAACTGCTGTTTCATGCTTTTCTAAATAAGAAGGCTGTCTGAGGATGTGAATCTGTTCTCAACTCAACTCTGAACTTCTATGCAACTCATGAGAGGCTCTTATATCTGCCTCAAAAATAAACTGTTATCCTGGGAGACAGGAATATGCTTGTTCCCAGCCACGCCTCgaggagctgctgcgttctttagtggatttttcatgtttttctctgaTAGACTATAATTTCCTGCGGCCTTCGTGGCTTTGTTCGGAGGCGGGGTATGCCAATGTTGTGGGAAAAGTAGAACCGCATCCAGTGAACAATGGcaggcagctgtcaatcataccggattgacagctgcctgtcatccGGTATGATTGGCTTGTGTCTCTATGATtttaagtattaaaataaaatatgtgacgGTAAGATTAAAATGGAGGACACAGCTTCAATTTGGGTGATGCCAGATTTGAGATTATATTACGAGAAAAAAAGTATGGCATCATGCAAGTATATAGAGTAAAGTTATAATATTAGGAGAATAAAATCATTCTTACCATATTAAATTCATAATATTACGATAATAAAGTCATTACGAGATTAAAGGCATAATATTACGAGAAAAAATTATAATTCTGagaataaagtaataatattacaagaataaagtcataatattacgtgaataaagtcattattattacgagattaaagtcaTTATTACGAGATTAAAGGCATAATATTatgagaaaaaatatataattctaTGAGAATAAAGTCATAATATTACGCGAATAAAGTCATAATTTTACGTGATTAAAGTCATAATATTACGCGAATAAAGTCGTAATATTACGCGAATAAAGTCATTAttattacgagattaaagtcatactaatttttattttcatctctggGATCGTAGGACTTTACGGGAGGTTGGGTGACGTCATTACTACGCGACACACACGTCGAGGTGAAAGTGCATTCGGCCATGTTTTCGAGCGAATCTTCCTGATAAGTTAGACAAGCAAAGAACAAACTGTGAGTGTCGCTGTTAGTTTTTAGCTGCTGTGTTTAATGTGGTCGTCTACCAGCGTCATATACCACACGAACAGTGCAAACATATTTGTAGAATTGCGAGTTAATTTTAAAAGATCGGGGCTTCGCGCGAGTTCAGGCTGCAGTGGTCTGCAGATGGCTGCTAGCTTGTCGAGCTAATATTAGCCGTGGCTGTAAACAAACAGGATAGGCAGCGAAGAAGCGGGGACTGATACAAGCTCATTCTCTATTCAGTAGTTTGGGTTagttagatttaaaaaaaaacacacacaaccagacacATCGTTAAAAGCAACAATTGGACACAGTTTGTCGCTGTATATCAGAAAGTTAACGGAGAAACTTCTGTTTTGATGACAGTGCCAGTTTTTTCCTAACTAGGTTGGAGCTCCGTGGCTTCAGAGTGGGTCGGGGTCAGTCGGATTTATACCGTCATGTCGTCCTTCTCCGAGTCGGCCCTGGAGAAGAAGCTGACAGAGCTGAGCAGCTCTCAGCAGAGCGTCCAGACGTTGTCTCTGTGGATCATACACCACCGCAAACACTCAGCCCTCATCGTC is a genomic window of Brachionichthys hirsutus isolate HB-005 chromosome 2, CSIRO-AGI_Bhir_v1, whole genome shotgun sequence containing:
- the c2h1orf174 gene encoding UPF0688 protein C1orf174 homolog, which translates into the protein MAHTMPGQPNRLKSRKRKTSSGVKSTRKHHRASTRRSMKSPGMRLAGESGPAVSGSSKAGGLVRHPVTRKRGQSASRKKCSASSALVEREGKENELRMELDLDSCKVNVTLEEQDPGKIEFEDMGKNMFPDDDSNQILPVEQFFGNLEVAQDFPQRPSTTSGCFQRERRQRRHFYAREDSNKEDHGSTQGD